The Photobacterium sanguinicancri genome includes the window TCCCCACTCAAAAATACCCGCTAACCCAAGTACATCATCAAGGACCACCACTTTGGTCGTGACATTACGCACGTGTGGATAATGATTGCTTAAACGCCACGTTATAGCATTCAATGCCGATGCTTCATTGCTTTGGAGCTTATGTTTTACAACAATGGTAAAATTGACATCAGACTTTCCCCAAACGGCATCGCGCCTCGCTACACTGCCATTTAAGTAGATACTATGAAAGGCAGTGCTCAAGCCAGATCTAAACTGCTTAACAGCATCTAGCAGTACTGGCATGTATTCTTGTTGAAACCCGTGGTCTCTACTCAAAACGGGCAGTCTTTTTGTCACAATTGTGTCCTGCTTTCTTGTCATTCGATCGTGTTTTATCAGCAAAATAATATACGATTTCGGGCCATTTTGACATGCAATCTCAACGCTCTGCCCTTGCGCATAAAAAACACGCCATACACTTTAAATTCGGTTATTTACCGTACGCAAAAAACAAACACTTTGAAAAATTAATCTAAATCAAAATTTATCAATTTTCCCAGCATTAATGACAAAAAAACTGTGCAACAAGTTTGCTTTACTCTATATTGCTCCACCTTTCTTCGGTTATGTGTTCACCTGCGTATGTTCAGCAAAAAAAACGTTCTTTTTGCCTCTGTGTTTTTTATTCTAGCTATGTCGCTAAATTTCGCGTGGGTAGCCGCTGAAACAAACCATCGAATGAACCATACAGCTCAACGTGCTGTTGTGCGCATAGACAATTTATTCTTTGGCGTTGAACACAAACTAGCAAGCATCGATACCGTTAAAAACTTTTGCAGTCAAAATGATAGGCTGTTGCTCGAAGACATTATTTTCGACTCCGTATCAATTAAAGGTATCAGCTTTATAAAAAATAATAAGATCATTTGTTCTGATCGTAGTCAGCAGCAAAATCTTGATATTTCATCTGAACTTCCTACCAACTTAGCTCAACGATCCGACCGAATAAGTTATACCGCTTACGATCAGCGAAGAAACAAAAAGAACCTCTATTATCTTGTTCCCTACAAAGACATGTGGGTAAGGGTTTCACTTCACTTAGCCTATATGGATTTTTGGATTAGCGATTTCGGTCAGCGTAACATGATGAAGGCGCAAGTAGTATATGGTGGGAAATTCATCGCTGGTAACAAAAATATTAGCAGCAGAGATTTAATCAATCATGTTGAGATTACATCTAAGCACTACCCATTTTCAGTCGCTCTTGGCTATAACAGTGCGCTGTTATTACAGGCATTTAACGACCAAATACTGTTTGCTTTGATGGTCGCTTCATTACTCACAGCCTTATTACTAGTCATGCTTTACTCATACAATAAAACCCGTCGTACGCTTGAATCAGAGATCCAACAAGGCATCAAAAACAATGAATTTACGGGGTACCTTCAGCCAATTGTATGCAGTAATACGGAAAGATGGCTCGGCGCAGAAATACTTCTTCGCTGGGAACACCCTATAAATGGCTTAACATCACCAGCAGAATTTTTAACTATTGCTGAAAACACAGGCTTGATCAACGAGATAACATTAACATTACTGGCAGAAGCCGGTCGTAACAAAACAATACTCGACAAGATATCTACTACGCATTACTTGTCGCTTAATGTTACTGTTTCTATGATTGCGAGCCCTTATTTTGTTCATAAACTCATTAATATCATCCGCCAATTCCCCTCGCTACAGAAAGGATTGGTACTCGAGTTTACAGAGCGAGAAACATTTACCGACGATGAATTAACACAGTTACAAAGTGGCATGACACGCCTGCGAAAAGAAGGGGTAACATGGGCGCTGGATGATTTTGGCTGCGGTTACTCAGGACTATCGCGCTTGCAACAGCTAAGCTTTGATATTTTAAAAATAGACCGCACCTTTATCGCAGCCTCAAGTAACGCAGGCACCACACCTTCAATTCTTGATAGCATTTGTGAACTCGCAAAACGCTTTAAATGCATCGTTATTGCAGAGGGCGTTGCAACCATAGAACAAGCAGATCGGATCCGACAGCTTAATATAGAGTGCTGCCAAGGCTATTTGTTTGCTAAACCTATGAGCGTAAAAAACTACATCCAACAACTACAAGCTAAGATTGTAGCCGAGAACATCATATAGTCACCCATCTATGCCTATGAGATCTCCAAATTACGTTAGTATCAAGATATACTGCCCATAATTGTAAATAGTAAGAGTTATAAGCACTATATGGAAAACCAAGACCTGATCTCTTTCGATGATGTGATCGACGCTGCATACGATATTTTTCTAGAGATGGCTCAAGACAACTTAGAGCCAGTTGATGTGATTCTTTTCACTGCGCAATTCGAAGACCGTGGTGCAGCCGAACTTGTCGAAACGGGTACAGATTGGCCAGAACACGTTGGTTTTGCTATCGATGGGGATGTTTTCGCTGAAGTACGCATTGGCCTTGTAAATGAAGAGGACGATGTACTTGATGACGTGTTTGCGCGCCTTCTTATTAGCCGCGACCCAGAAAATAAATTCTGTCATATTTTATGGAAACGCGATTAAGCTAATCGCATAATTTAAACAAAAAAGGCAGGGCTAACTATGAAAATAGTCACCCTGCCTTTTCTTTAAGTAGAATACCGAGGTTGCGCTACACCAATAGCTCCGTATCGTGCTGCTGACCTTTACGCACCCAACTCAAGCTCACCATGACGATAAAAGACATAACTATCATCACAATGCCTAAGCTTAATTGATTATCCGCAGGCATCATTGATGCTGCTAATGTCGCTAAGCCCGCACCTAAGTTTTGCAAACCACCCAGTACCGCACCAGCAGTACCCGCGTGATTAGGGAATGGTTCAATTGCTGCTGTTGTTGCTGCCGGGAATAATACCCCTGCCCCAATGAAGTACAAGAACGCACCTCCAATCAGTGAACTCACCGTAACTGTACCCGCTAGGCCTGGAACTAAAATAGTTACGGCACCGAGAACAATCGCAGACATACCTAAGTAAAGTACGCGGGTATTACCCATTTTTTTCACTAGGTTAGCAGAAAGCCATGAACCACCAAGG containing:
- a CDS encoding EAL domain-containing protein — its product is MNHTAQRAVVRIDNLFFGVEHKLASIDTVKNFCSQNDRLLLEDIIFDSVSIKGISFIKNNKIICSDRSQQQNLDISSELPTNLAQRSDRISYTAYDQRRNKKNLYYLVPYKDMWVRVSLHLAYMDFWISDFGQRNMMKAQVVYGGKFIAGNKNISSRDLINHVEITSKHYPFSVALGYNSALLLQAFNDQILFALMVASLLTALLLVMLYSYNKTRRTLESEIQQGIKNNEFTGYLQPIVCSNTERWLGAEILLRWEHPINGLTSPAEFLTIAENTGLINEITLTLLAEAGRNKTILDKISTTHYLSLNVTVSMIASPYFVHKLINIIRQFPSLQKGLVLEFTERETFTDDELTQLQSGMTRLRKEGVTWALDDFGCGYSGLSRLQQLSFDILKIDRTFIAASSNAGTTPSILDSICELAKRFKCIVIAEGVATIEQADRIRQLNIECCQGYLFAKPMSVKNYIQQLQAKIVAENII
- a CDS encoding HI1450 family dsDNA-mimic protein encodes the protein MENQDLISFDDVIDAAYDIFLEMAQDNLEPVDVILFTAQFEDRGAAELVETGTDWPEHVGFAIDGDVFAEVRIGLVNEEDDVLDDVFARLLISRDPENKFCHILWKRD